A single genomic interval of Helianthus annuus cultivar XRQ/B chromosome 13, HanXRQr2.0-SUNRISE, whole genome shotgun sequence harbors:
- the LOC110898463 gene encoding uncharacterized protein LOC110898463 isoform X2 — protein MLKILLVVFLSAFSSWVYQTAVPPPPKKLGSPDGPPITSPRIKLRDGRHISYIESGVPKDVAKSRIIYMHCFGCSKYLNPFASASPAVVEELGVYIVAIDRPGYGESDPDPKRTVKSLALDIEELADQLNLGPKFYVAGFSMGGQVIWSCLKYIPHRLAGAVLISPVNYWWHNLPLNLTKEAYSRQLIQDQWSMRVAHYLPWLTYWWNTQKWFPSFSVIDGNPSHSPSDIEVITKVQLMLSQPRLQGEFESLHRDLNIGFGKWDFDPLDLKNPFPNNDGSVHLWMGDEDLIVPVTLQRYIAQELEWIKYHEVSGGGHLFAFADGMSDTILESLLT, from the exons ATGTTGAAGATATTACTAGTCGTCTTCTTATCGGCGTTCTCTTCATGGGTGTATCAAACAGCTGTTCCTCCACCGCCTAAGAAGCTTGGATCTCCAGATGGACCTCCTATTACATCTCCAAGGATAAAGCTACGTGACGGACGACATATCTCGTATATCGAATCCGGTGTTCCAAAAGATGTAGCTAAATCTAGAATAATTTACATGCATTGCTTTGGTTGTAGCAAGTACCTTAATCCCTTTGCCTCAGCCTCACCG GCAGTTGTTGAAGAACTAGGAGTATACATTGTTGCTATAGATCGTCCAGGTTACGGAGAAAGTGATCCTGATCCTAAGCGAACTGTGAAGAGCTTGGCGCTTGATATTGAGGAGCTCGCGGATCAACTGAACCTTGGACCCAAGTTCTATGTGGCTGGATTCTCTATGGGTGGACAAGTGATATGGTCTTGTCTCAAGTATATCCCTCACAG GCTTGCTGGAGCGGTTCTTATTTCTCCCGTTAATTACTGGTGGCATAACCTACCTTTAAACTTAACAAAGGAAGCATATTCTAGGCAACTTATACAGGATCAATGGTCTATGCGTGTGGCTCATTATCTACCATGGTTAACCTATTGGTGGAACACCCAGAAATGGTTTCCTTCCTTTTCTGTTATCGATGGAAACCCTAGTCATAGTCCCTCAGACATAGAAGTTATAACAAAG GTTCAACTAATGCTATCACAACCAAGACTACAAGGAGAATTCGAGTCCTTGCATCGTGACTTAAATATTGGATTCGGAAAGTGGGACTTTGATCCACTTGATCTCAAAAACCCATTTCCAAACAACGATGGCTCCGTTCATTTGTGGATGGGTGATGAAGATTTGATTGTTCCAGTGACGCTACAACGGTATATAGCCCAAGAACTTGAATGGATTAAGTATCATGAGGTGAGTGGTGGTGGACACTTGTTTGCTTTTGCGGATGGTATGAGCGATACTATTTTAGAAAGCTTGTTAACATAA
- the LOC110898463 gene encoding uncharacterized protein LOC110898463 isoform X1, with protein MLKILLVVFLSAFSSWVYQTAVPPPPKKLGSPDGPPITSPRIKLRDGRHISYIESGVPKDVAKSRIIYMHCFGCSKYLNPFASASPAVVEELGVYIVAIDRPGYGESDPDPKRTVKSLALDIEELADQLNLGPKFYVAGFSMGGQVIWSCLKYIPHRLAGAVLISPVNYWWHNLPLNLTKEAYSRQLIQDQWSMRVAHYLPWLTYWWNTQKWFPSFSVIDGNPSHSPSDIEVITKVFGSMDPVQVQLMLSQPRLQGEFESLHRDLNIGFGKWDFDPLDLKNPFPNNDGSVHLWMGDEDLIVPVTLQRYIAQELEWIKYHEVSGGGHLFAFADGMSDTILESLLT; from the exons ATGTTGAAGATATTACTAGTCGTCTTCTTATCGGCGTTCTCTTCATGGGTGTATCAAACAGCTGTTCCTCCACCGCCTAAGAAGCTTGGATCTCCAGATGGACCTCCTATTACATCTCCAAGGATAAAGCTACGTGACGGACGACATATCTCGTATATCGAATCCGGTGTTCCAAAAGATGTAGCTAAATCTAGAATAATTTACATGCATTGCTTTGGTTGTAGCAAGTACCTTAATCCCTTTGCCTCAGCCTCACCG GCAGTTGTTGAAGAACTAGGAGTATACATTGTTGCTATAGATCGTCCAGGTTACGGAGAAAGTGATCCTGATCCTAAGCGAACTGTGAAGAGCTTGGCGCTTGATATTGAGGAGCTCGCGGATCAACTGAACCTTGGACCCAAGTTCTATGTGGCTGGATTCTCTATGGGTGGACAAGTGATATGGTCTTGTCTCAAGTATATCCCTCACAG GCTTGCTGGAGCGGTTCTTATTTCTCCCGTTAATTACTGGTGGCATAACCTACCTTTAAACTTAACAAAGGAAGCATATTCTAGGCAACTTATACAGGATCAATGGTCTATGCGTGTGGCTCATTATCTACCATGGTTAACCTATTGGTGGAACACCCAGAAATGGTTTCCTTCCTTTTCTGTTATCGATGGAAACCCTAGTCATAGTCCCTCAGACATAGAAGTTATAACAAAGGTATTCGGTTCCATGGATCCAGTTCAG GTTCAACTAATGCTATCACAACCAAGACTACAAGGAGAATTCGAGTCCTTGCATCGTGACTTAAATATTGGATTCGGAAAGTGGGACTTTGATCCACTTGATCTCAAAAACCCATTTCCAAACAACGATGGCTCCGTTCATTTGTGGATGGGTGATGAAGATTTGATTGTTCCAGTGACGCTACAACGGTATATAGCCCAAGAACTTGAATGGATTAAGTATCATGAGGTGAGTGGTGGTGGACACTTGTTTGCTTTTGCGGATGGTATGAGCGATACTATTTTAGAAAGCTTGTTAACATAA